Proteins encoded by one window of Arachis ipaensis cultivar K30076 chromosome B04, Araip1.1, whole genome shotgun sequence:
- the LOC107639257 gene encoding phytanoyl-CoA dioxygenase, with protein MGIVGNLTADQLQSFNSQGYIVLESFATDDDIDAMVRRMDQLVNDFDPSSTASIFSTKNQQKLTDDYFFESAEKISFFFEEKAFGDDGKLKQPKQLSLNKVGHALHEIEPAFKKFSSSNKVSSLMYSLGYKRPVIMQSMYIFKQPGIGGEVVPHQDNSFLYTEPQTCTGLWLALEDATVLNGCLWAIPGSHKKGLVRRFLRDEDGVKFDRPSPSYDQKDFVPIEVKAGSLVVIHGDLIHQSFENQSQKSRHAYSLHVVDTDGCQWAPENWIKRKVEPEPLYVS; from the exons ATGGGAATCGTTGGGAACCTCACTGCAGATCAGCTCCAATCCTTCAATTCTCAAg GTTATATTGTGTTGGAATCCTTTGCCACTGATGACGACATTGATGCCATGGTTCGGAGGATGGACCAATTGGTCAATGACTTTGACCCTTCCTCCACCGCCTCTATTTTCTCCACCAAGAACCAG CAAAAGTTGACTGATGATTACTTCTTTGAGAGCGCAGAGAAAATTTCCTTCTTCTTCGAAG AGAAAGCATTTGGGGATGATGGAAAATTAAAGCAACCCAAGCAACTCTCCCTTAATAAAGTAGGCCATG CGCTTCACGAGATTGAGCCGGCATTCAAGAAGTTTTCTTCTTCCAACAAAGTTTCTAGTTTGATGTACTCCTTAGGTTACAAGAGGCCAGTAATCATGCAGTCTATGTACATTTTTAAG CAACCAGGTATAGGGGGTGAAGTAGTGCCACACCAGGATAACTCGTTTCTTTATACCGAACCCCAAACATGCACAGGGCTGTGGCTGGCTCTGGAAGATGCAACGGTATTAAATGGTTGCCTGTGGGCAATACCTGGATCTCACAAGA AGGGGCTTGTCAGAAGGTTTTTACGGGATGAAGATGGTGTTAAATTTGATCGACCCTCACCATCTTATGATCAAAAGGATTTTGTTCCTATTGAAGTAAAAGCTGGTTCATTGGTTGTCATCCATGGTGATCTTATCCATCAAAG CTTTGAAAACCAGTCCCAAAAATCAAGGCATGCATACAGCCTGCATGTGGTGGACACTGATGGCTGCCAATGGGCACCGGAAAATTG GATCAAACGGAAAGTGGAGCCAGAACCCCTTTATGTAAGCTGA